A portion of the Krasilnikovia cinnamomea genome contains these proteins:
- a CDS encoding penicillin-binding transpeptidase domain-containing protein produces MRRFRHSARARDLRHRRTAAAAAAVLLLVGAATGCSSSNGPDDTLADFLTGWRSGNLDKVGFVRADGGSIKATEVLDQLQALAGDLARSPLVLNAQGEPKVTGDIAAGAIKLDWTLPGGTPWSYQSTVRMTKQDSDGWRVVWEPAIVQSELTTGDRLALRRVPAKRATILDGAGQPIVTPQQVVTIGVSPEKIKDLAQLTADLRKAFDSIDVDVDLKALKGRVAKADPGAFLDLVTLRRPDYNKIRDDVRPLNGTVFREEERLLAPTREFARALLGTVDPATKDDLVANPDTVAAGELVGHGGLQQRYDNVLRGIAGTSVVISRKSPDDNTVEDAQLFSTPPQAGTPVKTTLNAATQRAADAAVGAEPKPSALVAVRISDGNVLAVANGPDGGGVNTAFTAQVPPGSTWKMASALGLLTKKAVTADEPVDCPKTATVDGREFRNAAGEVLGKVPFHTDFAKSCNTAFVGLAPKLGADGLAQSAALLGVGAQWDMGIEAFSGKVSTGATPTELAAAAFGQGTTVVSPLAMAGATAAVARGQFRQPRLITEPAPARPAADGPALDATAVGAVRDMMREVVTSGTGTGLRNVPGKPVSGKTGTAEFADGQKDTHAWFVGWQGDVAFAVMVEKGGAGAEAAVPIVNRFLTTLNR; encoded by the coding sequence ATGCGCCGCTTCCGGCACTCGGCCCGCGCTCGTGACCTGCGGCACCGCCGCACGGCCGCGGCGGCCGCCGCCGTGCTGCTGCTGGTCGGCGCCGCCACGGGATGCTCCTCGTCGAACGGCCCGGACGACACCCTGGCCGACTTCCTGACCGGTTGGCGCTCGGGCAACCTCGACAAGGTCGGCTTCGTCCGGGCCGACGGCGGCTCGATCAAGGCGACCGAGGTCCTGGATCAGCTCCAGGCGCTGGCCGGCGACCTGGCCCGTTCCCCGCTGGTGCTCAACGCCCAGGGCGAACCCAAGGTCACCGGCGACATCGCCGCCGGCGCGATCAAGCTCGACTGGACGCTGCCCGGCGGCACCCCGTGGTCGTACCAGAGCACCGTGCGGATGACCAAGCAGGACAGCGACGGCTGGCGGGTGGTGTGGGAGCCCGCGATCGTGCAGAGCGAGCTGACCACCGGCGACCGGCTGGCGCTGCGCCGCGTCCCCGCCAAGCGGGCCACCATCCTCGACGGCGCGGGACAGCCGATCGTCACCCCGCAGCAGGTGGTCACGATCGGGGTCAGCCCCGAGAAGATCAAGGACCTGGCGCAGCTCACCGCGGACCTGCGCAAGGCGTTCGACTCCATCGACGTGGACGTCGACCTCAAGGCTCTGAAGGGCCGGGTCGCCAAGGCGGACCCCGGGGCCTTCCTCGACCTGGTCACCCTCCGCCGCCCCGACTACAACAAGATCCGCGACGACGTACGGCCGCTGAACGGCACCGTGTTCCGCGAGGAGGAACGCCTGCTCGCGCCCACCCGCGAGTTCGCCCGCGCGCTGCTCGGCACGGTCGACCCGGCGACCAAGGACGACCTGGTCGCCAACCCCGACACCGTGGCGGCTGGCGAGCTGGTCGGCCACGGCGGCCTGCAGCAGCGCTACGACAACGTGCTGCGCGGCATCGCCGGCACCTCCGTGGTGATCTCCCGCAAGTCGCCGGACGACAACACGGTCGAGGACGCCCAGCTGTTCAGCACCCCGCCCCAGGCCGGCACCCCGGTGAAGACCACCCTGAACGCCGCCACCCAGCGGGCCGCCGACGCCGCCGTGGGCGCCGAGCCGAAGCCCAGCGCGCTGGTCGCCGTACGGATCAGCGACGGCAACGTGCTGGCGGTGGCCAACGGCCCCGACGGCGGCGGGGTCAACACCGCGTTCACCGCCCAGGTCCCGCCCGGCTCCACCTGGAAGATGGCCTCCGCGCTCGGCCTGCTCACCAAGAAGGCGGTCACCGCCGACGAGCCGGTCGACTGCCCCAAGACCGCGACCGTGGACGGCCGCGAGTTCCGCAACGCGGCCGGTGAGGTCCTCGGAAAGGTCCCGTTCCACACCGATTTCGCCAAGTCGTGCAACACCGCTTTCGTGGGGCTCGCCCCGAAACTGGGCGCGGACGGCCTGGCGCAGAGCGCCGCGCTGCTCGGCGTCGGCGCCCAGTGGGACATGGGGATCGAGGCGTTCAGCGGCAAGGTCTCCACCGGCGCCACCCCCACCGAGCTGGCCGCCGCGGCCTTCGGTCAGGGCACGACCGTGGTCAGCCCGCTCGCCATGGCCGGGGCGACCGCCGCCGTGGCCCGGGGGCAGTTCCGCCAGCCGCGCCTGATCACCGAACCCGCGCCCGCGCGCCCGGCCGCCGACGGCCCGGCCCTGGACGCCACGGCGGTCGGCGCCGTCCGCGACATGATGCGTGAGGTGGTCACCAGCGGCACCGGGACGGGCCTGCGCAACGTGCCCGGCAAGCCGGTGTCCGGCAAGACCGGCACCGCCGAGTTCGCCGACGGCCAGAAGGACACGCACGCGTGGTTCGTGGGCTGGCAGGGCGATGTCGCGTTCGCGGTGATGGTGGAGAAGGGCGGCGCGGGCGCCGAGGCGGCGGTCCCGATCGTCAACCGCTTCCTCACCACCCTCAACCGCTAG
- a CDS encoding arginase family protein, producing MRRIAVLDAPSNLGLRPPTETSVPGCAKAPGALRDKGLIPRLGARDAGCLTAPRYDPGDWRPGDGVCHADAIAAYSRALADRIGAVIDAGEFPVVLGGDCSIVLGSGLAMHRLGEAVGGRIGLVFVDGHSDFRHPGNASYVGAAAGEDLALVTGRGQTDLAAIEGRRPYFRDIDVVVLGIRAQDEYRLDLQAAGIVTRPVPTLRVEGAARTAQWARDQLVDCAGFWVHVDVDVLDPAVMPAVDAPSPGGIAFPELELLLAGLVDTPHCLGVEITVFDPDYDPDGSYAEEITSALVAGLAPVRSVAPRPDLIAARRDLLAPARPAAHPTPREPGAADAAHELGVADAAHELGVADAAHELGVADAAHELGVADSAHEPGHEDRVDPVEDPRPSLVEAAPADDTDAIPAEPTVPVESGMRSASGVPVESGVVAGSAVLADPAELSEGNADAALAGAGVVSAAAKADAEFAGAGAVSAAANVETDEDEPLREGEETIRPASRPLGAAPLLDSEPLPATRPGMLRPRQVDGFTLPAQRPAFDIGPGEPADIA from the coding sequence GCGCCCACCGACCGAGACATCGGTGCCGGGGTGCGCCAAGGCTCCCGGTGCCCTGCGCGACAAGGGCCTGATCCCCCGGCTCGGCGCCCGCGACGCCGGCTGCCTCACCGCGCCCCGGTACGACCCGGGCGACTGGCGGCCCGGCGACGGCGTCTGCCACGCGGACGCGATCGCGGCGTACTCGCGGGCGCTGGCCGACCGGATCGGGGCGGTCATCGACGCGGGTGAGTTCCCCGTCGTGCTCGGCGGCGACTGCTCCATCGTGCTCGGTTCCGGGCTGGCCATGCACCGGCTCGGCGAGGCGGTCGGGGGCCGGATCGGGCTCGTCTTCGTCGACGGGCACTCCGACTTCCGGCACCCCGGCAACGCCTCGTACGTGGGCGCCGCCGCCGGGGAGGACCTCGCCCTGGTCACCGGGCGGGGGCAGACCGACCTCGCGGCCATCGAGGGGCGGCGGCCGTACTTCCGGGACATCGACGTGGTGGTGCTGGGGATCCGGGCCCAGGACGAGTACCGGCTCGACCTGCAGGCGGCCGGGATCGTCACCCGGCCCGTCCCGACGTTGCGGGTCGAGGGGGCCGCGCGGACCGCCCAGTGGGCCCGGGATCAGCTCGTCGACTGCGCCGGGTTCTGGGTGCACGTGGACGTGGACGTCCTCGACCCGGCCGTCATGCCGGCGGTGGACGCGCCGTCGCCGGGGGGCATCGCGTTCCCCGAGCTGGAGCTGCTGCTGGCCGGGCTGGTGGACACCCCGCACTGCCTCGGCGTGGAGATCACGGTCTTCGACCCGGACTACGACCCCGACGGGTCCTACGCGGAGGAGATCACGTCGGCGCTGGTCGCCGGCCTGGCACCGGTACGGTCCGTCGCGCCTCGGCCGGACCTGATCGCGGCCCGCCGTGACCTCCTGGCCCCGGCCCGGCCGGCGGCGCACCCCACACCCCGCGAGCCCGGGGCAGCGGACGCGGCTCACGAGCTCGGGGTTGCGGACGCGGCTCACGAGCTCGGGGTTGCGGACGCGGCTCACGAGCTCGGGGTTGCCGACGCGGCCCACGAGCTCGGGGTTGCGGACTCGGCTCACGAGCCCGGCCACGAGGACCGGGTCGACCCGGTCGAGGACCCGCGCCCGTCGCTTGTCGAGGCCGCGCCCGCCGACGACACCGACGCCATCCCCGCCGAGCCAACCGTGCCCGTGGAGTCGGGCATGCGATCCGCGTCGGGCGTGCCCGTGGAGTCGGGTGTCGTCGCGGGTTCGGCCGTGCTGGCGGATCCGGCCGAGCTTTCCGAGGGAAATGCTGACGCGGCGCTCGCCGGGGCGGGGGTGGTGTCTGCCGCGGCGAAGGCTGACGCCGAGTTCGCCGGGGCGGGGGCGGTGTCTGCCGCGGCGAACGTCGAGACCGACGAGGACGAGCCGCTGCGGGAGGGCGAGGAGACAATCCGGCCGGCGAGCCGCCCGCTGGGGGCGGCACCACTGCTCGACTCCGAGCCGCTGCCGGCCACCCGCCCCGGCATGCTGCGGCCCCGGCAGGTCGACGGGTTCACCCTCCCGGCACAGCGCCCCGCATTCGACATCGGTCCAGGAGAACCGGCCGACATCGCCTGA